GAAATATCAAGACACCGAAATCTATCGCTATGTGATGCAGGAATGGATTAAGGAACCTGTAAATGAAAATCAACTCTCACAGATGCTCATGCAGGGATTGGAATGGTTAAAAGGTGGTGCGGCAAGCAATGCGATGAGTGCCATTGGTGTTGTGGGCTACACTTTGGGAAAGACGATTAGTATTTTTATGGCTTTGATCTTTGCACTCTACATTCTGTCCTCAAAGGAAAAAATATTTCAGAATATAGAATTGTTGGCAAGTCGATTGATTCGACCAAGGGTAAAAAGCAATTTGGAGCATGTGATTAAAGTGGTTGATGCAAGTTTTCACAGCTTTATTGTGGGGCAGTGCACAGAGGCTGTGATTCTGGGTGTATTGTGCACGCTGGGAATGTTGATTTTTCGCTTTCCCTATGCGGTAATGATTGGCGTAGTAGTTGGTGTGACCGCAATTATTCCTGTCTTTGGTGCATATATTGGGATGATTTTTGGCTTTTTAATGATTTTTACAGAGAGTCCACTGCGTGCTATTGGATTTTTTATCTATTTGCAGATATTACAGCAAATCGAAAATCAATTCATTTATCCTAGGGTTGTCGGAAAGTCTATTGGATTGCCGGGAATTTGGGTTTTTGCATCAGTAATTTTGGGCAGTGGATTATTTGGAGTTTCAGGAATTTTATATTTTATTCCGCTCACTGCGGCCGCATATCAACTAGTACGAGAATGGATTGCGAGGACACCTAAGCGGAAGGATGAATAAGGAGAAAGAGTATGGTAATTCGATCAAAGGCACCACTTCGCATTAGTTTTGGTGGTGGTGGAACAGATGTCGCACCATTTTGCGAAGAGGAAGGCGGAGCCATTATTGGTTCAACAATTAATAAGTATGCCTATTGTTCCATTGTTCCACGAGATGACAATCAGATTATCGTTCATTCCTTGGACTTTGATATGACCGTAAAGTATAATACAAATGAAAACTTTGTCTATGATGGAAAATTGGATTTGGTCAAGGCTGCACTCAAGGCAATGAAGATTAAAAAAGGCTGCGAAGTATATTTGCAGTGTGATGCGCCACCGGGATCGGGGCTAGGCACAAGTTCTACCGTAATGGTTGCCCTTTTGACGGCCATGGCCAAGTGGCAGGGAAAGGATCTTGATCAATATGCGATGGCCGATTTGGCTTTTCAGGTGGAAAGAGAAGATCTTCGTATTTCAGGTGGCTATCAAGATCAATATGCGGCGACA
This region of Lachnospiraceae bacterium oral taxon 096 genomic DNA includes:
- a CDS encoding AI-2E family transporter; translated protein: MREKLKSIAPYGILLFLLYLAIKYVDVLMKFVGGAIKIASPLIIGIAMAYVFNILMSFYEGKLLKRIKKGKRVMAIILTLVTLLLIIALLLGMILPQVQQAITRLVVQIPDLYDGLLTWAQKYQDTEIYRYVMQEWIKEPVNENQLSQMLMQGLEWLKGGAASNAMSAIGVVGYTLGKTISIFMALIFALYILSSKEKIFQNIELLASRLIRPRVKSNLEHVIKVVDASFHSFIVGQCTEAVILGVLCTLGMLIFRFPYAVMIGVVVGVTAIIPVFGAYIGMIFGFLMIFTESPLRAIGFFIYLQILQQIENQFIYPRVVGKSIGLPGIWVFASVILGSGLFGVSGILYFIPLTAAAYQLVREWIARTPKRKDE